From a region of the Alphaproteobacteria bacterium genome:
- the fliS gene encoding flagellar export chaperone FliS, which yields MIKRGANAYQTQQIMTASPVMLVAMLYDKAIQSLKKAMIAIDAGDIQERWIANNRAFEIIQHLQRTLDRERGGEIAANLDTLYGHMLRVLPRVDMKNDQEAARDVIRLLEPLRESWRQAAGSGNAHAIPTVKLPPEPLAQHTAVSA from the coding sequence GTGATCAAACGAGGAGCGAACGCCTATCAAACCCAGCAAATCATGACGGCCTCCCCCGTCATGCTCGTTGCCATGCTCTACGACAAGGCGATTCAGTCGTTGAAAAAGGCAATGATCGCGATCGATGCCGGCGACATTCAGGAGCGCTGGATTGCCAACAATCGTGCTTTCGAAATAATCCAACACCTCCAACGCACACTTGATCGCGAACGCGGCGGAGAAATTGCCGCAAATTTGGATACCCTTTATGGCCATATGCTTCGTGTGCTGCCCAGGGTTGACATGAAGAACGACCAGGAGGCGGCCAGGGACGTCATTAGGCTCCTGGAGCCACTACGCGAATCATGGCGGCAAGCCGCTGGCAGCGGAAATGCGCACGCGATCCCGACCGTGAAGCTGCCCCCCGAACCTCTCGCCCAGCACACAGCCGTCTCGGCGTAG
- the fliS gene encoding flagellar export chaperone FliS, with protein MTFQDYLNEHRKEIVTSSATRLAVMLYDEAIRQLNIAIKAVSADDIATRYNATAMTANLIEQLHSSLDFAQGGEIAEQLGMIYRFILSRLPRINLFNDSEIAAQIIDLLEPLRDSWHALDQHQAAEHRRHAVKERVAAVA; from the coding sequence ATGACTTTCCAGGATTATTTGAATGAGCATCGGAAAGAAATTGTCACGAGCTCTGCCACGCGCCTTGCGGTGATGCTATATGATGAGGCGATTCGCCAACTCAATATTGCGATCAAAGCAGTCAGCGCCGACGATATTGCGACCCGGTACAACGCGACCGCGATGACCGCCAATTTGATCGAACAGCTGCACAGCTCGCTTGATTTTGCCCAGGGTGGTGAAATAGCCGAGCAACTGGGAATGATCTATCGGTTCATCCTGAGCCGACTCCCCCGCATCAATCTCTTCAACGACTCCGAGATTGCAGCGCAGATAATCGACCTGCTCGAGCCACTTCGGGATTCATGGCATGCGCTGGATCAGCATCAGGCCGCAGAACATCGTCGACACGCAGTCAAAGAGCGAGTCGCCGCTGTTGCCTGA
- a CDS encoding flagellar hook-length control protein FliK, with product MLGQVSSQTTGPQEPPSGSGKAAASDIMSGWNAVGASEANDQKGTSSRKLAVSNDNARPSKRAADGTDPNVALPSVVPPLPQMVDQPSGQAAQTMGDGQSSAVTAPTSAANSTAPSLDAAGLQLASSDPQTQNLTNATIAALTRPADATNGSLNLAASGLIVNVKVGSAAGSVPSQSVTNPGVQAALVDPANQGSASGVQAADGRFENRGAGAESGPPPVQNPLFDGSGTAAEQASPADARIAASNGSAQSAALTPTSGPSDSGKAADGDGQNLATATPSSNMPSSSSLQAFGPQSLPVSQPISFAQNTAGVIATSAAPPAVEQVAMHIAKAASDGVNHIQIQLSPQNLGGIEVHLDVGHDGHVLAAVSADRPDTLNLLRHDAQGLEQALKNAGLRADAGGLSFSLRDQGNTGYQAPLQNTDSTPLTTTSADSTSAPASTPVSYATSVRPGGVDIQV from the coding sequence ATGCTCGGCCAGGTTTCGTCTCAAACGACTGGACCCCAAGAACCGCCTTCGGGAAGCGGCAAGGCCGCGGCCTCCGATATCATGAGCGGTTGGAATGCCGTAGGCGCAAGTGAGGCGAACGATCAAAAAGGGACGTCCTCACGTAAGCTCGCGGTGAGCAATGACAACGCACGACCGTCCAAGCGTGCGGCCGACGGCACGGATCCTAACGTTGCCTTGCCAAGCGTTGTTCCGCCGCTTCCTCAAATGGTCGATCAGCCAAGTGGCCAAGCGGCGCAAACCATGGGCGATGGTCAGAGTAGCGCCGTTACAGCACCGACTTCCGCAGCAAACTCGACTGCCCCGAGTCTCGATGCCGCGGGGTTGCAGCTGGCCTCGTCAGATCCGCAAACTCAAAACCTGACCAATGCCACGATCGCCGCGCTTACGCGTCCGGCTGACGCCACCAACGGCTCACTTAACCTCGCGGCGAGCGGCTTGATCGTGAACGTGAAAGTTGGATCGGCCGCCGGGTCCGTCCCATCGCAATCGGTCACAAATCCCGGCGTCCAAGCGGCTCTCGTCGATCCCGCCAATCAAGGCAGTGCATCGGGTGTCCAGGCGGCTGATGGTCGATTTGAGAACCGTGGAGCGGGTGCGGAATCCGGTCCTCCCCCAGTGCAGAATCCATTGTTCGACGGGTCCGGCACTGCTGCCGAACAGGCCTCGCCTGCCGACGCACGGATCGCGGCGTCGAACGGTTCGGCTCAGTCCGCGGCCCTCACGCCAACAAGTGGGCCGTCGGATTCCGGTAAAGCCGCGGACGGGGATGGCCAGAATTTGGCAACGGCGACGCCTTCCTCGAACATGCCGTCGAGCAGCTCGCTCCAGGCATTCGGGCCGCAGTCTCTTCCGGTTTCACAGCCAATTTCATTCGCTCAAAACACTGCGGGAGTCATTGCCACGAGTGCTGCGCCTCCGGCGGTCGAACAGGTCGCAATGCATATCGCCAAGGCGGCAAGCGATGGAGTCAATCACATCCAAATTCAGCTCTCGCCGCAGAATCTTGGCGGCATCGAGGTGCATCTCGATGTCGGCCACGACGGTCATGTGCTGGCTGCCGTCTCAGCCGATCGTCCCGATACCCTGAATCTCCTCCGGCACGACGCGCAAGGCCTCGAACAGGCCCTAAAAAATGCGGGGCTCCGGGCCGATGCCGGCGGCCTCAGCTTCAGTCTGCGCGATCAAGGCAACACCGGGTATCAAGCGCCATTGCAGAATACGGACTCAACTCCCCTCACAACCACGAGCGCCGACTCCACAAGCGCCCCGGCATCGACGCCCGTCAGTTATGCGACAAGCGTGCGGCCCGGCGGCGTCGATATCCAGGTTTAG
- a CDS encoding flagellar hook capping FlgD N-terminal domain-containing protein: protein MSTSTVGQNTASAALFPNSAPTSNNNAAASIASSLTGALAGTTGASATSGSPSGTTSSTSNSLPSFGNNFSTFLTLLTTQLQHQDPTAPMDSSQFTNQLVEFSSVEQAIQENSQLGTLISLQQQNQSAAAVSYLGKTVEVSGNSLPLVNSEGQFSYTLQGTAQSASVVITNQSGAEIRTMPLSTASGKQVVTWNGQDDNGNTVPDGVYNFSVVATDAANKPVTSTATFFGPVTQVSTGANNQATLLVGGQSVTLNNIISVDESSGASSSTLGNIAAALNSLVN, encoded by the coding sequence ATGTCTACCTCAACGGTCGGCCAAAACACAGCGTCCGCGGCACTTTTTCCGAATAGTGCCCCAACCTCGAACAACAACGCGGCCGCAAGCATCGCCTCGAGCTTAACGGGTGCGCTCGCCGGCACGACAGGGGCGAGTGCTACGAGCGGAAGCCCCTCGGGTACTACATCGTCGACGTCGAACTCTCTTCCTAGCTTCGGCAACAACTTCAGTACGTTTTTGACGCTGCTGACGACCCAACTGCAGCACCAGGATCCGACCGCGCCGATGGATAGTTCGCAATTCACGAACCAGCTCGTTGAATTCTCCAGCGTCGAGCAGGCGATTCAGGAGAACAGCCAGCTCGGCACCTTAATTTCGCTCCAGCAACAGAACCAGTCCGCCGCTGCGGTGTCTTATCTCGGCAAGACGGTCGAGGTGAGTGGAAACTCGCTTCCCCTTGTCAACAGCGAGGGGCAGTTTTCATACACACTCCAGGGAACGGCGCAGTCGGCGTCGGTGGTAATTACGAACCAGAGCGGCGCCGAGATTCGGACCATGCCTCTCAGCACAGCCAGCGGAAAACAAGTCGTAACGTGGAACGGTCAGGACGACAACGGCAACACTGTGCCCGACGGCGTCTACAACTTCAGCGTCGTTGCGACCGACGCGGCGAACAAGCCGGTGACGAGCACCGCCACATTCTTCGGGCCCGTGACACAGGTAAGCACTGGCGCAAACAATCAGGCCACATTGTTGGTTGGCGGTCAGAGCGTCACCCTGAACAACATCATCTCGGTTGACGAGTCGAGCGGCGCGTCATCGTCAACCCTGGGAAACATCGCGGCAGCGCTTAACTCCCTTGTCAACTGA